One genomic window of Hydra vulgaris chromosome 03, alternate assembly HydraT2T_AEP includes the following:
- the LOC101236602 gene encoding uncharacterized protein LOC101236602, with protein MGHVAESLDHPESTKSCLEDIISSYKRLKGLTENQSRTINGLSVEKEDVVQRLRNLVNRRIESQGPDFDEYCINRRGSRQYEHIDPSRIRTRIMKKTLSVDKPQLENQPTIETATSEIE; from the exons ATGGGTCATGTTGCTGAATCCTTGGACCATCCGGAGAGCACAAAATCTTGTCTAGAAGATATAATATCTTCATAC AAAAGATTAAAAGGATTAACTGAAAACCAAAGTCGAACAATTAATGGGCTTAGCGTCGAAAAAGAAGATGTTGTTCAACGATTACGTAATCTCGTAAACAGAAGAATCGAAAGTCAAGGGCCTGATTTTGATGAATACTGTATAAATCGCAGAGGTTCCAGACAATACGAGCATATTGATCCCTCGCGAATACGAACTagaattatgaaaaaaacattgaGTGTAGACAAACCTCAATTAGAGAATCAACCTACAATAGAAACGGCGACTTCTGAAATTGAATGA
- the LOC136078751 gene encoding uncharacterized protein LOC136078751: protein MPQSMKDKFPNVKCIIDYVEIKVAVPQSLTVHKLLYSDYKSHTTVKILVGIAPGGGFTFISAAYPGSISDKELTIKSELLNSNLWNHGEEVMADRGFTIQDYLSPLGVKLITPSFLRNREQFTETEVIQSQQIASERIHVERMIQRLKCFHIFDRVIPLNMIGSLNQIVTVCGILTNFHEPIIKNA from the coding sequence atgccTCAGTCAATGAAAGATAAATTTCCCAATGTTAAATGTATCATTGATTATGTCGAAATAAAAGTAGCTGTGCCTCAGTCATTGACTGTACATAAATTGCTCTATTCTGACTATAAAAGTCACACAACTGTAAAGATTTTAGTTGGCATTGCCCCAGGAGGTggttttacttttatatctgCTGCTTACCCTGGGAGTATATCAGATAAAGAATTAACCATTAAGAGTGaacttttaaattcaaatttatggAATCACGGTGAAGAAGTTATGGCAGATAGAGGTTTTACTATACAAGATTATTTAAGTCCACTCGGAGTTAAATTAATCACTCCGTCATTTCTTCGAAATCGCGAACAATTCACTGAAACAGAGGTGATACAAAGTCAGCAAATTGCAAGTGAGCGCATTCATGTTGAGAGAATGATTCAAAGactaaaatgttttcatatatTCGATAGAGTTATTCCTCTAAACATGATTGGTTCTCTCAATCAAATAGTTACAGTGTGTGGAATTTTAACTAACTTTCATGAGCCTATTATAAAAAACGCGTAA
- the LOC101236514 gene encoding N-acetyllactosaminide beta-1,3-N-acetylglucosaminyltransferase 4 isoform X2, protein MRSISCAKVSNKKISVFLIASIFLMSIFFYGTMLKNTFSFISTDIENSDKNPSTTLNTINLAKESEILSHIIFDSIETDLELTYTTIIVISSHVDNRNRRNMIRETWGSIFNWVTNEKYLIVFVVARTTNARAMIEIADEAKIRRDILYLDIFEDFYLLTKKVIIALTWANKKISFKTLLKGDDDTYMHLDNIIKFVKKIDVTDGYFGNKISNAYVQREGKYQVSKEELEKDFYNPYCSGGGFILTNSSVHKMILLFDLNKIFRIDDAFIGEIAFQAGITVTQADGFFMYNSGCKYEKNVIVSHPNKDPECNNFLLKRSLIDNGKLLRDFKLENQSCFCKNAC, encoded by the exons ATGCGTAGTATTTCATGTGCAAAagtgtcaaataaaaaaatttcggtttttttaatagcaagtatttttttaatgagcatttttttttatggaacgatgttaaaaaatacattttcgtTTATCTCTACAGACATAGAAAACAGTGATAAGAATCCTAGCACAACCTTAAATACGATAAATCTTGCAAAAGAGTCGGAAATACTTTcacatataatttttgattctATTGAAACTGATTTGGAGTTAACTTACACAACAATTATTGTTATTTCTTCTCATGTGGATAACAGGAACAGAAGAAATATGATTCGAGAAACTTGGGGAAGTATATTTAATTGGGTTACTaatgaaaagtatttaataGTATTTGTTGTTGCCAGAACAACAAACGCAAGAGCAATGATAGAAATAGCAGATGAAGCAAAAATACGAagagatattttatatttagatatatttgaAGATTTCTATCTTTTGACTAAAAAGGTTATCATTGCGCTAACttgggcaaataaaaaaataagttttaaaacacttttgaaaGGTGATGACGATACATATATGCACCTGGATAACataataaagtttgttaaaaaaattgatgtaacAGACGGATACTTTGGAAATAAAATAAGCAATGCGTATGTACAAAGAGAAGGAAAATACCAAGTCTCTAAGGAAGAACtcgaaaaagatttttataaccCATACTGCTCTGGTGGAGGATTTATATTAACCAACTCTAGTGTTcataaaatgatattattatttgatttaaacaaaatatttcgaATAGATGATGCTTTTATCGGTGAAATTGCATTTCAAGCag gTATAACCGTTACTCAAGCAGATGGATTTTTCATGTACAACTCTGGCTGTAAATACGagaaaaatgttattgtttcTCATCCAAATAAAGACCCAGAATGCAACAATTTTCTATTGAAAAGATCTTTAATTGACAATGGGAAACTCTTGAGAGATTTTAAATTGGAAAATCAATCATGCTTTTGTAAAAATGCTTGCTAA